From one Gracilibacillus salinarum genomic stretch:
- a CDS encoding transposase: MIQKLMSLRGVALITATSLVAEVGSFERFQKASQFMAYTGLVPMESSSGYIRKQGNITRTGNRHVRRLLIEAAWSYRYSPAVKGELAKRQKGQPANVTTISWNAQQRLHKKYFRLMRRGKESGKVITAIGRELAGFIWAIANEPTNEFT, from the coding sequence ATGATTCAAAAACTTATGTCACTTCGAGGTGTAGCCTTAATCACCGCAACTAGTTTAGTGGCAGAAGTCGGTTCATTTGAACGCTTTCAAAAAGCCAGCCAATTTATGGCCTACACAGGTTTGGTGCCGATGGAAAGTTCCAGCGGGTATATACGGAAGCAAGGTAATATAACGAGAACAGGAAATAGACATGTTCGAAGGCTTTTGATTGAGGCTGCATGGAGTTATCGTTATTCACCTGCCGTGAAAGGAGAGTTGGCAAAGAGACAAAAAGGACAACCAGCTAATGTTACAACTATTTCGTGGAATGCCCAACAACGCTTGCATAAGAAGTATTTCCGACTAATGCGACGAGGAAAAGAAAGTGGTAAAGTTATCACAGCTATTGGGAGAGAGTTGGCAGGTTTCATATGGGCAATTGCCAACGAACCAACTAATGAATTTACGTAA
- a CDS encoding IS110 family transposase, translating into MKYNTKYVGLDVSKEKIAVAVADEGRSKPRYIGMIDYTVGAIDKIMKKLGESAELQVCYEAGAVGYGLYRLLTHLDIPCEVIAPSLIPQKPGDKVKTDKRDALNLATLYRAGELTPIFVPTEDDEALRDLVRGREDVKEDEKRAKHRVNHFLLRNGRKEPEGVRKWSVRYWEWLHTLTFKRLTSRSIFQEYVQQLRESQQRLKRLEKIIKEEAENGVHAP; encoded by the coding sequence ATGAAGTATAACACAAAATATGTAGGATTAGACGTATCGAAAGAGAAAATAGCAGTAGCCGTTGCGGATGAAGGACGTTCTAAACCAAGGTATATTGGGATGATTGACTATACGGTAGGAGCCATTGATAAGATAATGAAGAAATTAGGAGAATCCGCAGAGCTTCAAGTTTGTTATGAGGCCGGAGCTGTTGGGTATGGACTCTATCGATTGCTTACACATTTGGATATCCCTTGCGAAGTTATTGCGCCATCCTTAATCCCTCAGAAACCTGGTGATAAGGTGAAGACCGATAAGCGAGATGCTTTAAATCTGGCAACCCTTTATCGCGCAGGGGAATTAACACCGATTTTTGTCCCCACGGAAGATGATGAGGCTTTACGTGATTTAGTTCGGGGACGTGAAGATGTGAAGGAAGATGAAAAAAGAGCCAAACATAGAGTGAACCATTTTCTTCTTAGAAATGGAAGAAAAGAACCGGAAGGAGTCAGAAAATGGAGTGTGAGATATTGGGAATGGCTTCACACCTTAACATTTAAACGATTAACATCAAGGAGCATATTCCAAGAATATGTGCAACAACTTAGGGAATCTCAACAACGATTAAAGCGATTAGAAAAGATTATTAAAGAAGAAGCCGAAAATGGTGTACATGCCCCATGA